The DNA sequence CGCGGGGAAGGCGGCGTGCTGAAAAACAGGGATGGCGAGCGGTTCATGGCCCGCTACGATCCCGAGAGAATGGAACTATCCACCCGCGATGTGGTCTCACGGTCCATTGAAACCGAGATTCTCGAGGGGCGGGGCAGTCCGCACGGTGGCGTCTACCTCGATGTCTCGCACCTGCCGGCCGCTTTGATCGAGGAGCGCCTCCCCATCATGCTCGAACAGTACCTCAAATTCGGTGTGGACATCCGGACCGAACCGATGGAGGTCGCCCCCACGGCTCACCACATCATGGGCGGCCTGCGCATCACCCCTGCATGTGAGACAACCATCCCGTACCTCTATGCCTGCGGCGAGGTGACCGGGGGCGTCCACGGCGCAAACCGTCTCGGCGGCAACGCGCTCGCCGATACACAGGTATTCGGAAAACGGGCCGGCGAAGGTGCAGGGAAGTCCCCCGTCCGGGAGAAGGCGGACTATGCCGCCCAGCTGGCCGGTCAGGAGAAGCGGCTCTCGCGATTTGCCGAGGGAACCACCCCGCCGCACGAGATCGTCTCGGCCCTGAAACGGACGATGTGGAACGGCGTCGGCATCTTCCGGACAAAAGAGAGACTGCTTGCCGCACAGGAGGAAGTTGTTCGCCTCAGGACCCTTGTTCCACGTGCCTACGGCCCGCAGGGATACCTCGAGTGCTGCACGGTAGAGAACATGCTCTGCCTTGCCTCGCTCATCATCCGCGGTGCCCTCATCCGCGAGGAGTCCCGCGGCGCCCATGTGCGAAAGGACATCACGCAGGACTGGACCCCCGAGACCTCCCCCTTCGGTCATACCGTTCTGAGAGGAGATACCTGCCTTATCGAGAGGAAGGGAGGTGCCGCATGAAGACGCTCACCTTCACCATTGCGAGATTCGATCCGTCCGCCGACGACACCCCCCGCTTCGAGGAGTACACCGTGGAGGTGAACGACGGCGCCCGCATCCTGCACGCCCTGCATGCGGTCCGGGATACGATCGACCCGACGCTTGCCTACCGCTACTGCTGCGGGTCGGGGCAGTGCGGGAGCTGTGCGGTCCGCGTCGACGGCGAACCGGTCCTCGCCTGTATGGAGGAGGCGACGGACGGCATGGTCGTCGAGGCGCTCAACCTCCCCCTTGAACGCGACCTGAAGGTGGAGATGACAAGCTACCTTCTCGAGATGGAGGGTCTTGTTCCCACGGATGAGACGCGCCTCCTGACCCGTGCCGAGAACGAGGCCCTCAAACCCCTGCGGGACTGTATCGAGTGCCTCGCCTGTGTCTCGGAGTGCCCCGCCCTGCAGGTGGCTGAGTTTACCGGGCCGACGGCGATGCGACAGGAGATGCGCATCGCCCTTGACCCCCGCGATGACCGCGACCGCGTCGAGCGAAACGTTGCCGACGGACTCTTCACCTGCACGACCTGCCAGCGCTGCGTGCAGGTCTGCCCGAAGGACATCAAAATCCCCGGGAAGGCCATCGAAAAGCTGCGGGAATTCGCGAACCGGGAAGGCCTCACCCTCCCGAAGCACCAGGAGGTCGCCCTCCTCGTCCAGCGGACCGGGAGGTCGGTGGAGCGCATCAAGCCGACCTTCATGGAGCAGGTCCCCGATGTCATCGAACCGGAGGGCGAGGTAAAAAGAGAGGTCGCCTTCTTTGTGGGGTGCATGTACAACGGCCGGCTTCCCGAGACGGCCCTCGACATGATCGAGGTGATGCGGCGAAACGGCTACCGCATCCACATCCCGAAAGACCAGGTCTGCTGCGGATCGCCCCTGATTAGAACGGGCCAGACGTGGATTCTCGACGAGTTGAAGCACACGAACATCCTGGCGTTCGAGAAGACCGGCTGCGATGTGGTGATGACGATGTGCGCCGGGTGCGGCTCAACCCTCAAGAACGATTACGTGACGCCCTTCACGGTCAAGGACGTCAACGAGCTCCTCACCGAGGACGGATTCGAGGCGCCGGAGTCACTCCCCCTCCGCGTCACCTACCACGATCCCTGCCACCTCTACCGCGGCCAGGCCGTCCACGACCCCCCTCGCGAGATACTCAGGAAGCTCGTGAAAGAATTCATAGAGATGCCGGCCCGGTGCTGCGGAGCGGGCGGCGGTGTCCGGTCCGGTCTCCCCGACGAGGCGGCCGATCTCGGCCGTGAGCGTGGCGAGGCAATTGCAAAGACCGGCGCCGAGATGGTCGTCACCTCCTGCCCGTTCTGCGAGTTCCATATCGCCGAGCACACCGACAAACCGGTGATCAATATCACGACCCTTCTCAGGAAGGGATATGCGAAGAAGGACGAGGAGAAGGGCAAAAAAGAATGAGCCGGGCCCTCAATGTACCGCGTAGGGACAAGGGCATAAATACGAAAAAAATCAGGGAAGCAGGAGAGGGTGCTGTCCCGCAGCCGGGGGCCTAGTCCGCCCCTTCCTCCCCGCTCGTCACATTGATCCCGCCACTTTGCAGCTGGGCCGTATACTGCAGCGAGAGAAGAAGCGCATCGGCCTCGGCCTTATCGTCCGCATCACCGCTGATGAGTCTCCCCTCGAGGAAGGGGACGGCCGTCTCGCCCATCCGTACGATGACCTCTTTTGCGCCGGTCTTTGTCGCTGCGTTGCCCTCCATCACGCCGTCCCAGACGGCAGGAAGGGCAACCGTGCCCATCCCCACGAGCGTTCCCTTTGCGACGAGAACCGTATCCTCATCGGGATTGTCAAGGGCGTCCACCAGCGGGGCCGCCGCCGGTTCCCCTATCTGGGTGAGGATAAAGGCGCCGTAGATGCGGGTCTTGTTGTCGCCCGAAGCAAAGGAGGCGATGATAGGCTGCACCGCCGGTTCACCAATGGCGGTGAGCGTATTGATGGCGGCAAGCTCCTTCTCCTGGTCCCCGGAGGAGAGGTCTGCGATCGCCCCGGTGATCTCGGCATCCTCTTCGGGAGTGCCTGTGCACCCGGCGATGCATACCGCCAGACAGAGGGCGGCCGTAAGGAGCAGATAGCCGTGTGTGGTGCTCTTCATATACCAGAATGATTGGCCCGGCAGACCAAAAAAGATGACGCGGTCCGATACGAAGCCCCGTCACCGCGATGAGCGTGAGGCGGGAGAAACCGGTGGACCGACGATGGACATCGGTGGGGAAAACAGGAGAGAAAAAAGAGGAGCGCCTACCCGAGGCGTCCCAGGTACTCGTAGGCCTCGAGCGCCGCCTTTGCCCCCTCACCGGATGCTACGATGATCTGCTTGGCCTTCACCGCCGTGACGTCTCCCGCCGCAAAGACCCCCTCCTGCGACGTGTGGCAGTTGATATCGACCACGATCTCGCCATGGTCGGTCAGGTCCACGAACCCGTCCAGAAACGCATTGTTCGGCTCGTGGCCGATGGCAAGGAAGAGACCCTCGACGGGGAGCGTCTGCTCCTCCCCCGTATCGCGCTCCGTCACCGTGATGCCCTTCAGGAGGCTCTCCCCGGAAAGCCCCGTGACCACATAGTTCTGGAGGATGGTGAGATTCTTCAGCCCCTTCAGCTGCGAGGTATAGACCTCGTCGGCCCGTATCTTCGATCGAACGATAAGGAAGACGGACCGGGCAATCGGGCTCATCTCGATCGCCGTGGTGAGGGCATAGTTCCCCCCTCCGACAATAGCGACGTCCTTCCCGCGGAAGAGCGGTCCGTCGCAGGTCGAACAGACACTCTCGCCTCTGCCGATATACTTCTGCTCGTCCGGCAGGCCGAGCCAGCGGGGTTTCGCGCCCGAGGTGATGACAAGTGCCCGGCCTGCAAACTCCTGGTCCGAGGCGGTCTTCACCGCAAAGGTCCCGTCATCGCGTTTTTGGACCGAGGATACCGAATCGAGCTCGATTGCGATGCCTTCCTCCCGGACCTTCTCCTCGAACCGGTCCATCAGCTCGGCCCCGGTCACCAGCCGGAATCCCATATAGTTCTCGATGGACCACGACTCCAGCGCCTGCCCCCCGATATTCTCGGTCACCACGAGAACCGAGAGCATCTTGCGTGCCCCGTACATCGCCGCCGTCAGGCCAGCCGGTCCGCCGCCGATGATGAGGAGATCATACACGTCCCGGCGCCCTCCTTCGCCAAAAATCTCGTTGAATCGCGCCGCATCGAACCCGACGATCACCTCACCGTCAACAATGGTCACCGGCACGCCATACTGCCCTGACTTCTCCACCATCTCGGCGGCCGCAGCAGTGTCCGTACCGACATCGATCTCCTCATACTCCACGCCATGTTTCTGGAAAAACGCCTTTGTGAGGCGGCAGTACTGGCAGTTTGCCGTCGTATAGATTGTGACCTTTGGCATGCTCTTTTCTCCTGCACATCTGCTCTGTCAATGTCGTCAAAAGGGAGACGGAAATACCCGCCCTACTTTATGAGGATGAACTTCGGACCCGGCACCCCGCAGATCGGGCAGTGTTCGGGGGGTTCGTCCAGAACGACATTCCCACAGTACGGGCAGACATAGACCTCCTTTCCATCAAGGTCCTTTCCTTCCTTCACGGCAGCAAGCGCCGCAGCATAGATACCCGCGTGGACCTTCTCCGCCTTCATCGCATGGGTGAAGATGTCGATAGGGGCCGTGACACCCTCCTCCTCTGCCTCCTTGATGAAGCCGGGATACATCGCCTCGTACTCCTCGGTCTCCCCGCTCACCGCGGCAGAGAGGTTCTCCTCCGTCGTCCCGATCGCCTTGAGAGCGATGAGAAGCCTGCGTGCGTGGATGGCCTCCGCCTCGGAGGCCGCACGGAAGATCCGCGCCACAAGAGGGAAGCCTTCGGAATCCGCCTGCTGTGCAAAGTTCGCATACTTCCGGTTCGCCTGTGATTCTCCGGCAAACGCCGCCCATGCATTCTCTTCGGTTGTCATGGTCTGTCAACTCCTATAGTCCCGTATAAAGGAGGTAATATTATTAAAGCCTCCGTTCGGATCAGAAGAATTCATTCTGCCATCCCTATTCCTTTATCGTCCCGTTTTGCCTACTATCAGATATTCAGGT is a window from the Methanovulcanius yangii genome containing:
- the tfrA gene encoding fumarate reductase (CoM/CoB) subunit TfrA, which codes for MPGDDVVDCHVLVIGSGGAGCRAALEAQQYGETVLLSRTLTGKGGCTIMAEGGYNAVLNENDSCLLHFEDTLRGGAYLNDPELADVLVTESPDRFFDLARWGSVFDVAEDFVAAQRPFGGQRFNRTCYASDRSGHEIMATLVEQVRNSDIIQIQEEAAIELLMEDGRAAGAFTLDTTGTPNVIRADAVVLATGGGTQVYDISTNCAAGTGDGFAIGWRAGAELIDMEMVQFHPTGAVYPPDARGRLITEAVRGEGGVLKNRDGERFMARYDPERMELSTRDVVSRSIETEILEGRGSPHGGVYLDVSHLPAALIEERLPIMLEQYLKFGVDIRTEPMEVAPTAHHIMGGLRITPACETTIPYLYACGEVTGGVHGANRLGGNALADTQVFGKRAGEGAGKSPVREKADYAAQLAGQEKRLSRFAEGTTPPHEIVSALKRTMWNGVGIFRTKERLLAAQEEVVRLRTLVPRAYGPQGYLECCTVENMLCLASLIIRGALIREESRGAHVRKDITQDWTPETSPFGHTVLRGDTCLIERKGGAA
- the tfrB gene encoding fumarate reductase (CoM/CoB) subunit TfrB, with translation MKTLTFTIARFDPSADDTPRFEEYTVEVNDGARILHALHAVRDTIDPTLAYRYCCGSGQCGSCAVRVDGEPVLACMEEATDGMVVEALNLPLERDLKVEMTSYLLEMEGLVPTDETRLLTRAENEALKPLRDCIECLACVSECPALQVAEFTGPTAMRQEMRIALDPRDDRDRVERNVADGLFTCTTCQRCVQVCPKDIKIPGKAIEKLREFANREGLTLPKHQEVALLVQRTGRSVERIKPTFMEQVPDVIEPEGEVKREVAFFVGCMYNGRLPETALDMIEVMRRNGYRIHIPKDQVCCGSPLIRTGQTWILDELKHTNILAFEKTGCDVVMTMCAGCGSTLKNDYVTPFTVKDVNELLTEDGFEAPESLPLRVTYHDPCHLYRGQAVHDPPREILRKLVKEFIEMPARCCGAGGGVRSGLPDEAADLGRERGEAIAKTGAEMVVTSCPFCEFHIAEHTDKPVINITTLLRKGYAKKDEEKGKKE
- a CDS encoding HEAT repeat domain-containing protein, encoding MKSTTHGYLLLTAALCLAVCIAGCTGTPEEDAEITGAIADLSSGDQEKELAAINTLTAIGEPAVQPIIASFASGDNKTRIYGAFILTQIGEPAAAPLVDALDNPDEDTVLVAKGTLVGMGTVALPAVWDGVMEGNAATKTGAKEVIVRMGETAVPFLEGRLISGDADDKAEADALLLSLQYTAQLQSGGINVTSGEEGAD
- a CDS encoding FAD-dependent oxidoreductase, whose product is MPKVTIYTTANCQYCRLTKAFFQKHGVEYEEIDVGTDTAAAAEMVEKSGQYGVPVTIVDGEVIVGFDAARFNEIFGEGGRRDVYDLLIIGGGPAGLTAAMYGARKMLSVLVVTENIGGQALESWSIENYMGFRLVTGAELMDRFEEKVREEGIAIELDSVSSVQKRDDGTFAVKTASDQEFAGRALVITSGAKPRWLGLPDEQKYIGRGESVCSTCDGPLFRGKDVAIVGGGNYALTTAIEMSPIARSVFLIVRSKIRADEVYTSQLKGLKNLTILQNYVVTGLSGESLLKGITVTERDTGEEQTLPVEGLFLAIGHEPNNAFLDGFVDLTDHGEIVVDINCHTSQEGVFAAGDVTAVKAKQIIVASGEGAKAALEAYEYLGRLG
- a CDS encoding rubrerythrin family protein; amino-acid sequence: MTTEENAWAAFAGESQANRKYANFAQQADSEGFPLVARIFRAASEAEAIHARRLLIALKAIGTTEENLSAAVSGETEEYEAMYPGFIKEAEEEGVTAPIDIFTHAMKAEKVHAGIYAAALAAVKEGKDLDGKEVYVCPYCGNVVLDEPPEHCPICGVPGPKFILIK